A single window of Streptomyces sudanensis DNA harbors:
- a CDS encoding ABC transporter permease yields PAAPVRAPADPGPAGRAAAVADGLRAYGLIAAMWIRSTMAYRFSFAVTLLSNLVVNFFDFVVILLMFGHVRGLGGFAFGEVAFLYGTTSTAFGLADLVMGQVARAGRRVRDGTFDTFLVRPAPVLAQVAADRFALRRLGRVSQGLLVLVWSLVVLEGVEWTPLKAVMVPVMVVTGALIFASLMTAGAAFQFWAQDAAEVANAFTYGGNTLLQYPPSVFAGELVRGVVYVVPLAFVNWVPALYVLGRPAPAGLPPWAAFASPLVAAVCVALAGLAWRAGIRSYRSTGS; encoded by the coding sequence CCNGCGGCGCCGGTCCGCGCGCCCGCGGACCCGGGCCCCGCCGGGCGGGCGGCGGCGGTCGCGGACGGGCTGCGCGCGTACGGGCTGATCGCCGCCATGTGGATCCGCTCCACGATGGCGTACCGCTTCTCCTTCGCGGTGACGCTGCTGTCCAACCTGGTGGTGAACTTCTTCGACTTCGTCGTGATCCTGCTGATGTTCGGCCATGTGCGGGGCCTCGGCGGGTTCGCCTTCGGCGAGGTGGCGTTCCTCTACGGGACGACCAGCACCGCCTTCGGACTGGCCGACCTGGTGATGGGCCAGGTCGCGAGGGCCGGGCGGCGCGTGCGGGACGGCACGTTCGACACGTTCCTGGTGCGCCCGGCGCCCGTCCTGGCGCAGGTGGCCGCCGACCGGTTCGCGCTGCGGCGGCTCGGCCGGGTGTCGCAGGGGCTGCTGGTGCTGGTGTGGTCGCTGGTGGTGCTGGAGGGCGTCGAGTGGACGCCGCTGAAGGCGGTGATGGTGCCGGTGATGGTCGTGACGGGCGCCCTGATCTTCGCGTCGCTGATGACGGCCGGCGCGGCGTTCCAGTTCTGGGCGCAGGACGCCGCGGAGGTCGCCAACGCCTTCACGTACGGCGGGAACACCCTCCTGCAGTACCCGCCGTCCGTCTTCGCCGGCGAACTGGTGCGGGGCGTCGTGTACGTCGTGCCGCTGGCGTTCGTCAACTGGGTGCCCGCGCTGTACGTGCTGGGCCGCCCGGCACCGGCCGGGCTGCCGCCGTGGGCGGCCTTCGCCTCCCCGCTGGTCGCCGCCGTGTGCGTGGCGCTGGCGGGGCTGGCGTGGCGCGCGGGAATCCGTTCGTACCGGAGCACGGGGAGCTGA
- a CDS encoding ABC transporter permease yields the protein MRLYWAVLAGSFRRHATYRVATAAGVFTNTAFGFVLAFTYMALWNERPRLGGYDMSEALAYVWLGQALLAVCSLMGGGFEDELIDRIKTGDIAVDLYRPADLQLWWFSANLGRAAFQLLGRGVVPMAAGALVFDLALPGRPLTWLAFLGSVLLGVVVSFALWYLVALSVFWLLDGAGVVQAAWLSGVFFSGMLLPLSVFPGALGEVARALPWASMLQVPADVFLEKRTGRSLWEAYAFQAGWALVLLAAGRALQAVATRRVVVQGG from the coding sequence ATGCGGTTGTACTGGGCCGTCCTGGCCGGCAGCTTCCGCCGCCACGCCACCTACCGGGTGGCCACCGCCGCGGGCGTGTTCACCAACACGGCCTTCGGCTTCGTCCTGGCCTTCACCTACATGGCCCTGTGGAACGAGCGCCCCCGCCTCGGCGGCTACGACATGTCCGAGGCCCTGGCGTACGTCTGGCTCGGCCAGGCCCTGCTCGCCGTCTGCTCGCTGATGGGCGGCGGCTTCGAGGACGAGCTGATCGACCGCATCAAGACCGGCGACATCGCCGTCGACCTCTACCGGCCCGCCGACCTCCAGCTGTGGTGGTTCTCGGCCAACCTGGGACGCGCCGCCTTCCAACTGCTCGGCCGCGGCGTCGTCCCGATGGCGGCGGGCGCGCTCGTCTTCGACCTGGCGCTGCCCGGCCGTCCCCTCACCTGGCTCGCCTTCCTGGGGTCGGTGCTGCTCGGCGTCGTGGTGAGCTTCGCGCTCTGGTACCTGGTCGCGCTCTCCGTGTTCTGGCTGCTCGACGGGGCGGGAGTGGTGCAGGCGGCGTGGCTGTCGGGGGTGTTCTTCTCCGGGATGCTGCTGCCGCTGTCCGTCTTCCCCGGCGCGCTCGGCGAGGTCGCCCGGGCCCTGCCGTGGGCGTCGATGCTCCAGGTCCCGGCCGACGTGTTCCTGGAGAAGCGGACCGGCCGGTCCCTGTGGGAGGCGTACGCCTTCCAGGCGGGCTGGGCCCTGGTGCTGCTGGCCGCGGGCCGCGCCCTCCAGGCGGTCGCGACGCGGCGGGTGGTGGTGCAGGGTGGCTGA
- a CDS encoding DMT family transporter — translation MAWFLLVVAGLLEVGWSVGMKYTEGFTRPWPTVLTCLGIVASMVLLAQATRTLPIGTAYGVWVGIGAAGAAVVGMVVLGEPATAARIFFVCLLLVAVVGLKATSGH, via the coding sequence ATGGCCTGGTTCCTGCTCGTCGTCGCCGGTCTGCTGGAGGTGGGCTGGTCGGTCGGCATGAAGTACACGGAGGGGTTCACCCGTCCGTGGCCGACCGTCCTGACCTGCCTCGGCATCGTCGCCAGCATGGTCCTGCTGGCCCAGGCCACCCGGACGCTGCCGATCGGCACGGCGTACGGGGTGTGGGTGGGCATCGGCGCGGCCGGTGCGGCGGTGGTCGGGATGGTCGTCCTCGGCGAGCCCGCGACCGCCGCCCGGATCTTCTTCGTCTGCCTGCTGCTGGTCGCGGTGGTGGGGCTGAAGGCCACGTCGGGCCACTGA
- a CDS encoding GroES family chaperonin has protein sequence MSENTHDKLPIRMLHDRVLVRSDVPEGERRSGGGILIPATAAVGRRLAWAEVVAVGQNVRTVEPGDRVLYDPEDRAEVEVRGVAYVLMRERDLHAVAADRFEGSEDSTGLYL, from the coding sequence GTGAGCGAGAACACCCACGACAAGTTGCCCATCCGGATGCTGCACGACCGGGTGCTGGTCCGGTCCGACGTTCCCGAGGGCGAGCGGCGCTCGGGAGGCGGCATCCTCATCCCTGCGACCGCCGCGGTGGGCCGCAGGCTGGCCTGGGCCGAGGTGGTCGCGGTCGGCCAGAACGTCCGCACCGTGGAGCCCGGCGACCGGGTCCTGTACGACCCCGAGGACCGGGCGGAGGTGGAGGTGCGCGGTGTGGCGTACGTGCTGATGCGCGAGCGCGACCTGCACGCGGTGGCCGCCGACCGCTTCGAGGGCTCCGAGGACTCCACGGGGCTCTACCTCTGA
- a CDS encoding DUF3618 domain-containing protein — protein MSDARTPAQIEADIVRRREQLAVTLDEIGVRMHPKTIVGDAKAKVASTVDETVGRAFVAVNRMLTDVRARFVDETGAPRPERVVPAALLAVGVVGLVVAVSRRRGR, from the coding sequence GTGTCGGACGCCAGGACCCCCGCGCAGATCGAGGCGGACATCGTCCGCCGGCGCGAGCAGCTCGCCGTCACGCTCGACGAGATCGGCGTACGGATGCACCCGAAGACGATCGTCGGCGACGCGAAGGCGAAGGTCGCGTCGACGGTCGACGAGACGGTCGGCCGGGCCTTCGTCGCCGTCAACCGGATGCTGACCGACGTCAGGGCGCGTTTCGTGGACGAGACGGGGGCGCCGCGCCCGGAGCGGGTGGTGCCGGCGGCGCTCCTCGCGGTGGGTGTGGTCGGGCTGGTCGTCGCGGTGTCCCGCCGGCGCGGGCGCTGA
- the bcp gene encoding thioredoxin-dependent thiol peroxidase: MSERLQPGDTAPAFTLPDADGNDVSLADHRGRKVVVYFYPAALTPGCTKQACDFTDNLDLLADAGYDVIGVSPDRPEKLAKFREKEDLKVTLVGDPEKKVLEAYGAYGEKKLYGKTVTGVIRSTVIVDEEGRVERALYNVKATGHVAKIIKDLGI; encoded by the coding sequence ATGAGCGAGCGACTGCAACCCGGCGACACCGCCCCCGCCTTCACCCTGCCCGACGCGGACGGCAACGACGTCTCGCTCGCGGACCACCGGGGCCGCAAGGTCGTCGTCTACTTCTACCCGGCGGCGCTCACGCCCGGCTGCACCAAGCAGGCGTGCGACTTCACCGACAACCTGGACCTCCTCGCGGACGCCGGCTACGACGTGATCGGCGTGTCGCCGGACAGGCCGGAGAAGCTCGCGAAGTTCCGCGAGAAGGAGGACCTGAAGGTCACCTTGGTCGGCGACCCGGAGAAGAAGGTGCTGGAGGCGTACGGCGCGTACGGCGAGAAGAAGCTCTACGGCAAGACGGTGACGGGCGTCATCCGCTCGACGGTGATCGTCGACGAGGAGGGCAGGGTCGAGCGCGCCCTCTACAACGTGAAGGCCACCGGCCACGTCGCGAAGATCATCAAGGACCTGGGCATCTGA
- a CDS encoding HNH endonuclease signature motif containing protein translates to MGVSPYTKERLEEAARQARSLSEALVRLEVDPRSPSRRYLRERMRRLGVDTSHFEREGAKWTKEILETAVAASTNMCEVLRHLGLGVVGGHHTHISRRIRAYGIDTSHFRGPSRRGGPWRPRTPEGVLVRQPADRARRVPGDRLTWAMTALGVSRRCALCGTGPVWRGSPLPLEVDHIDGDWRDNRIENLRFLCPNCHTTTDGYRGRGKRRTQGGTR, encoded by the coding sequence ATGGGGGTCAGTCCGTACACGAAGGAGCGGCTGGAGGAGGCCGCTCGCCAGGCGCGATCGCTGTCGGAGGCCCTGGTGAGGCTGGAGGTCGATCCCCGAAGCCCCTCGCGGCGCTATCTGCGGGAGCGGATGAGGCGACTCGGGGTGGACACGTCGCACTTCGAACGGGAGGGCGCGAAGTGGACCAAGGAGATCCTCGAGACGGCCGTCGCCGCCTCCACGAACATGTGCGAGGTGCTGCGCCACCTCGGCCTCGGGGTCGTCGGCGGGCACCACACGCACATCAGCCGCCGCATCAGGGCGTACGGCATCGACACCTCGCACTTCCGGGGACCGTCCCGCCGTGGCGGGCCGTGGCGCCCCCGGACGCCGGAGGGGGTGCTCGTCCGGCAGCCCGCCGACCGGGCCAGGCGCGTCCCGGGTGACCGGCTCACCTGGGCGATGACGGCGCTGGGGGTGTCGCGGCGGTGCGCGCTGTGCGGTACGGGACCGGTCTGGCGAGGCAGCCCACTGCCTCTGGAGGTCGATCACATCGACGGCGACTGGCGGGACAACCGGATCGAGAACCTGCGCTTCCTCTGCCCCAACTGCCACACCACCACCGATGGTTACCGCGGCCGCGGCAAGCGGCGTACGCAGGGGGGCACCCGATGA
- a CDS encoding HNH endonuclease, which translates to MSGDVRYTRERLAQAAEQCSDLDEVIAFFGTQPYGKLRRYLTRRFARFGIDVSHFASGTAPSRPTPGELREAVAASVSVAEALRRLGRPDNAAQRAGFRRWTAAAGVSTGHFLGQAHGRGKPGAIPARRPEDILVKHAGTRRTRSHLLRRALRDIGVPEECAGCGVGPEWLGKPMTLEVDHVNGDWSDDRRGNLRLLCPNCHAITGTWCRGTRR; encoded by the coding sequence ATGAGCGGCGACGTGCGGTACACGCGAGAGCGACTGGCGCAGGCCGCTGAGCAGTGCTCCGACCTGGACGAGGTCATCGCCTTCTTCGGCACGCAGCCGTACGGCAAGCTCCGCAGGTATCTGACCAGGCGCTTCGCCCGGTTCGGCATCGACGTCTCGCACTTCGCCTCCGGGACGGCACCATCCCGCCCGACACCCGGCGAACTGCGCGAGGCGGTCGCGGCCTCCGTCTCCGTGGCGGAGGCGCTGCGCCGACTGGGTCGGCCGGACAACGCCGCGCAGCGCGCGGGGTTCCGCAGGTGGACGGCCGCGGCGGGCGTCTCGACCGGCCACTTCCTCGGGCAGGCGCACGGGCGGGGCAAGCCGGGTGCGATTCCGGCCAGACGCCCCGAGGACATCCTGGTCAAGCATGCCGGCACGCGGCGGACCAGGAGCCATCTGCTGCGGCGCGCGCTGCGTGACATCGGTGTACCCGAGGAGTGCGCCGGGTGCGGGGTGGGGCCCGAGTGGCTGGGGAAGCCGATGACGCTGGAGGTCGACCACGTCAACGGCGACTGGAGCGACGACCGGCGCGGCAACCTGCGGCTGCTGTGCCCCAACTGCCATGCGATCACCGGTACCTGGTGCCGGGGGACCCGCCGTTGA
- the rdgB gene encoding RdgB/HAM1 family non-canonical purine NTP pyrophosphatase — protein sequence MTRLILATRNTGKITELRAILADAGLTHDLVGADAYPDVPDVRETGVTFAQNALLKARTLARATGHPAVADDSGLCVDVLGGAPGIFSARWAGRHGDDRANLELLLAQLSDIDDPHRTAHFRCAAALALPDGTERVVEGRLEGTLRHAPAGSGGFGYDPILQPEGESRTCAELSAEEKNAISHRGKAFRALVPAVRDLLG from the coding sequence ATGACCCGCCTGATCCTCGCCACCCGCAACACCGGGAAGATCACCGAACTCCGCGCCATCCTCGCCGACGCCGGACTCACCCACGACCTCGTCGGCGCCGACGCCTACCCCGACGTCCCCGACGTCCGGGAAACCGGCGTCACCTTCGCCCAGAACGCACTGCTCAAGGCCCGCACCCTCGCCCGCGCCACCGGCCACCCCGCCGTCGCCGACGACTCCGGCCTCTGCGTCGACGTCCTCGGCGGCGCCCCCGGCATCTTCTCCGCCCGCTGGGCCGGCCGCCACGGCGACGACCGCGCCAACCTCGAACTGCTCCTCGCCCAGCTCTCCGACATCGACGACCCCCACCGCACCGCCCACTTCCGCTGCGCCGCCGCCCTCGCCCTGCCCGACGGCACCGAACGCGTCGTGGAGGGCCGCCTGGAGGGCACCCTGCGCCACGCGCCCGCCGGGAGCGGCGGCTTCGGCTACGACCCGATCCTCCAGCCGGAAGGGGAGAGCCGCACGTGCGCCGAGCTGAGCGCGGAGGAGAAGAACGCCATCAGCCACCGCGGCAAGGCCTTCCGGGCCCTGGTGCCCGCCGTCCGGGACCTGCTGGGCTGA
- the rph gene encoding ribonuclease PH — MTRIDGRTPEQLRPVTIQRGWSKHAEGSVLISCGDTRVFCTASVTEGVPRWRKGSGEGWVTAEYSMLPRSTNTRGDRESVRGRIGGRTHEISRLIGRSLRAVIDYKALGENTVVLDCDVLQADGGTRTTAITGAYVALADAVAWAQRQKLVKAGRKPLTGTVAAVSVGIVDGTPLLDLCYEEDVRAETDMNVVCTGDGRFVEVQGTAEAEPFDRKELNALLDLATGGCADLAALQREALETTL; from the coding sequence ATGACCCGTATCGACGGCCGCACGCCCGAACAGCTCCGCCCGGTCACCATCCAGCGCGGCTGGAGCAAGCACGCCGAGGGCTCCGTCCTCATCTCCTGCGGCGACACCAGAGTCTTCTGCACCGCCTCCGTCACCGAGGGCGTCCCCCGCTGGCGCAAGGGCAGCGGCGAAGGCTGGGTCACCGCCGAGTACTCCATGCTCCCCCGCTCCACCAACACCCGCGGCGACCGCGAATCCGTACGCGGCAGGATCGGGGGCCGCACCCACGAGATCTCCCGCCTCATCGGCCGCTCCCTGCGCGCCGTCATCGACTACAAGGCACTCGGCGAGAACACCGTCGTCCTCGACTGCGACGTCCTCCAGGCCGACGGCGGCACCCGCACCACCGCCATCACCGGCGCATACGTCGCCCTCGCCGACGCCGTCGCCTGGGCACAGCGCCAGAAGCTCGTCAAGGCCGGCCGCAAACCGCTCACCGGCACCGTCGCCGCCGTCTCCGTCGGCATCGTCGACGGCACCCCGCTCCTCGACCTGTGCTACGAGGAGGACGTGCGTGCCGAGACCGACATGAACGTCGTCTGCACCGGCGACGGACGCTTCGTCGAAGTCCAGGGCACCGCCGAGGCCGAGCCCTTCGACCGCAAGGAGCTCAACGCGCTCCTCGACCTCGCCACCGGCGGCTGCGCCGACCTCGCCGCCCTCCAGCGCGAAGCCCTCGAAACGACCCTCTGA
- a CDS encoding glucose PTS transporter subunit EIIB, with the protein MANKAEKIVAGLGGIDNIEEIEGCITRLRTEVSDPDLVDEAALKAAGAHGVVRMGTAVQVVIGTDADPIAAEIEDMM; encoded by the coding sequence ATGGCCAACAAGGCTGAGAAGATCGTCGCCGGGCTCGGCGGAATCGACAACATCGAGGAGATCGAGGGCTGCATCACCCGCCTGCGCACCGAGGTGAGCGACCCGGACCTGGTCGACGAAGCCGCGCTGAAAGCCGCGGGAGCCCACGGCGTCGTCCGGATGGGCACCGCCGTCCAGGTCGTCATCGGCACCGACGCGGACCCCATCGCCGCCGAGATCGAGGACATGATGTGA